The following are encoded together in the Megalobrama amblycephala isolate DHTTF-2021 unplaced genomic scaffold, ASM1881202v1 scaffold436, whole genome shotgun sequence genome:
- the LOC125261581 gene encoding GTPase IMAP family member 9-like, with amino-acid sequence MSDKGSSEWRIVLVGKTGAGKSATGNTLLGRDCFNSKYSFKAVTDTCNYGEAKVFGKTLSVTDTPGLFDTSMTEQNLKTEIRKCIYMSAPGPHAFLLVIRLDERFSKEQKDTVKWIQENFGKGASQYILVLFTHADILGGRLLDDFIEENPDLKALTEKSPYHSFNNGNRQNQNQVKALLEKIEQMVKRNKGTHYTNEMYKKVQRKIQLKKGAKIGGIVLGTAVLIGLTGGVGAVAVVGAGAAAVGGAAAVGAGAAAMGGGTAVVGGGAAAVGAGAAAVGGGAAALGGAAVGAGAAAVGGGAAVGAAAVGGGAAALGGAAAVGAGAAAVGGGAAALGGAAAVGAGAAALGGAAAVGAGAGAAALGGAGAAAVGATALAMGAAAGAKEADGRDNNKNKKNRRVAILKGGVIN; translated from the coding sequence GGTCATCTGAATGGAGGATTGTTTTGGTGGGTAAAACTGGAGCAGGAAAAAGTGCAACTGGAAACACCTTACTAGGAAGAGACTGTTTTAATAGTAAATATAGCTTTAAAGCAGTCACAGACACCTGTAATTATGGAGAAGCAAAAGTCTTTGGTAAAACCCTTTCAGTAACTGATACTCCAGGACTGTTTGATACATCAATGACTGAACAAAAtcttaaaactgaaataagGAAATGTATCTACATGTCTGCTCCTGGTCCTCATGCATTTCTGCTGGTGATCAGACTGGATGAAAGATTTTCAAAGGAACAGAAGGACACAGTGAAATGGATTCAGGAGAACTTTGGAAAAGGTGCTTCGCAATACATCCTCGTTCTTTTCACTCATGCTGATATACTGGGGGGAAGACTATTAGATGACTTTATTGAAGAAAATCCAGATCTAAAAGCTTTAACTGAGAAGAGTCCCTATCACTCCTTCAACAACGGCAACAGACAAAATCAAAATCAGGTTAAAGCGCTGCTAGAGAAGATTGAACAAATGGTGAAGAGAAACAAAGGAACACACTACACCAATGAGATGTATAAAAAAGTCCAGAGAAAGATTCAATTGAAAAAAGGTGCAAAAATAGGTGGAATAGTATTAGGAACAGCAGTACTAATTGGATTAACAGGAGGAGTGGGTGCAGTAGCTGTAGTAGGAGCAGGAGCAGCAGCTGTGGGAGGAGCAGCAGCAGTGGGAGCAGGAGCAGCAGCTATGGGAGGAGGAACAGCAGTAGTGGGAGGAGGAGCAGCAGCAGTGGGAGCAGGAGCAGCAGCTGTGGGAGGAGGAGCAGCAGCTCTAGGAGGAGCAGCAGTGGGAGCAGGAGCAGCAGCTGTGGGAGGAGGAGCAGCAGTGGGAGCAGCAGCTGTGGGAGGAGGAGCAGCAGCTCTAGGAGGAGCAGCAGCAGTGGGAGCAGGAGCAGCAGCTGTGGGAGGAGGAGCAGCAGCTCTAGGAGGAGCAGCAGCAGTGGgagcaggagcagcagctctAGGAGGAGCAGCAGCAGTGGGAGCAGgagcaggagcagcagctctAGGAGGAGCAGGAGCAGCAGCTGTGGGAGCAACAGCATTGGCAATGGGAGCAGCAGCAGGAGCAAAAGAAGCAGATGGAAgagacaacaacaaaaacaaaaaaaacaggagAGTAGCCATTTTAAAAGGTGGAGTAATCAACTGa
- the LOC125261585 gene encoding uncharacterized protein LOC125261585 has translation MKALVCILLLLETFVFVIQQQVDGGLNENEISQQISSEDGRQNPPQTDTLRAEASTDRQQYCDLGIPDIHAALRELTATVTEQKENIRELTATVTEQKGNIRELTATVTELRDEMNKKNDEISNLTLSQVELRKENRDREIAFSASMMESGSGYTGPFTTEITVTYRNVFTNIGNAYNPITGIFTAPLKGAYMFRISVYGHGPTAATADIVKNGQRVVVAHDHQPQNTLNSSNGVVLILEVGDVVYVRLASGRRIFDNENNHSTFSGYLLFPLK, from the exons ATGAAGGCTTTAGTAtgtatactgctgctgttggaaacctttgtgtttgtcatccagcagcaggtagatggaggactcaatgagaatgagatcagtcaacagatcAGCTCTGAGGACGGAAGACAGAATCCACCTCAAACAGACACTTTGAGAGCTGAAGCTTCAACTGACAGACAACAATACTGTGATCTGGGCATCCCTGACATCCATGCAGCActgagagaactgaccgccaccgttacagagcagaaagaaaacatcagagaactgaccgccaccgttacagagcagaaaggaaacatcagagaactgaccgccaccgttacagaacTGAGGGATGAGATGAACAAGAAAAATGATG aaatttcaaatcttactctgagtcaagtggagttgagaaaggaaaatagag acagagaaatagcTTTTTCAGCTTCAATGATGGAATCTGGCAGTGGATATACTGGTCCTTTTACCACTGAAATCACAGTAACCTACAGGAACGTCTTCACAAACATAGGGAACGCCTACAACCCAATTACAG gtattttcacagccccactgaaaggagcgtaCATGTTCAGAATCTCTGTATATGGTCATGGCCCAACTGCAGCAACTGCAGACATTGTTAAGAATGGACAGCGTGTGGTTGTAGCTCATGATCATCAGCCACAGAATACGTTAAACTCCTCAAATGGAGttgtgttgatcctggaggttgGAGATGTTGTCTATGTGAGACTTGCGTCTGGCAGGAGGATATTTGATAACGAGAACAACCACAGCACTTTCAGTGGTTATCTGCTGTTTCCCTTAAAATAA